One window of the Dreissena polymorpha isolate Duluth1 chromosome 5, UMN_Dpol_1.0, whole genome shotgun sequence genome contains the following:
- the LOC127881905 gene encoding POC1 centriolar protein homolog A-like isoform X2 — protein MTTPLEDPSLERHFKGHRDTVTSVDFNPNMKQLASGSMDHCLMVWNFKPQMRAYRFVGHKDAVMSVRFSPSGHLVASASRDKTVRLWIPSVKGESTVFKAHTATVRSVDFSSDGQTLLTSSDDKTIKLWTVHRQKFLFSLNQHMNWVRSAKFSPDGRLIVSGSDDKTVKLWDRNSKECVHTFYEQGGFVNHVEFHPSGTCIASAGTDSTVKVWDIRMNKLLQHYTAHASAVNSLSFHSSGNYLLSGSDDGQLKVFDLLEGRLFYTLHGHQGPVTAVAFSRGGDYFASGGSDEQVLVWKTNFDQMDFTELLQTHKQRASNGNAPTVADIAPKIPRPGSAASSVSKSSGKGLRADIKNMDDEAPEVTEVGPAMFSPAELSGDDVEMRSADSRSRGSRGDEFQSRPTTQPLEEKSAMTPQLAGTLEHIVGQLDILTQTVSLLEQRLTMTEDKLRECLDNQQKLAAQSRQKD, from the exons ATGACAACTCCATTG GAGGACCCGTCTCTGGAGCGGCACTTTAAGGGTCACAGGGACACAGTGACAAGTGTCGACTTCAACCCAAACATGAAACAGCTGG CCTCCGGGTCAATGGACCATTGTTTGATGGTGTGGAATTTTAAACCTCAGATGAGGGCCTATCGATTTGTTGGACACAAA GATGCGGTGATGAGTGTGCGATTCTCACCCTCGGGTCATCTTGTAGCGTCGGCCTCCAGGGATAAAACAGTGAGACTCTGGATCCCTTCAGT GAAGGGGGAGTCAACAGTGTTCAAAGCCCACACAGCCACTGTACGGAGTGTGGACTTCTCCAGTGATGGACAGACCCTTCTCACCTCATCAGATGATAAAACTATTAAG CTCTGGACTGTGCACCGACAGAAGTTTTTATTTTCTCTCAATCAGCACATGAACTGGGTTAGATCAGCCAA GTTTTCCCCAGATGGCAGACTGATAGTATCGGGTAGTGACGACAAGACAGTGAAACTTTGGGACCGCAACAGCAAGGAGTGTGTGCATACATTTTACGAACAAGGAGG GTTTGTGAACCATGTGGAGTTTCACCCCAGTGGTACTTGTATAGCCTCTGCAGGCACTGACAGCACAGTGAAGGTCTGGGATATCAGGATGAACAAGCTTCTACAACACTACACAG CTCATGCGTCTGCAGTGAACAGTCTCTCGTTCCACTCGAGCGGTAACTACCTGCTGTCTGGCTCTGATGACGGCCAGCTCAAGGTGTTTGACCTGTTGGAGGGGCGCCTGTTCTACACGCTGCACGGTCACCAGGGGCCAGTCACGGCAGTTGCCTTCTCACGAGGCGGAGACTACTTTGCATCAGGGGGTTCAGATGAACAG GTGTTGGTTTGGAAGACCAACTTTGACCAGATGGACTTCACGGAGTTACTGCAGACCCACAAGCAGCGTGCCAGTAACGGCAATGCCCCTACAGTGGCCGACATTGCTCCCAAGATACCGAGACCTGGCTCCGCAGCCTCTTCGGTGTCTAAGAGCTCGGGAAAG GGGTTGAGGGCGGACATCAAGAACATGGATGATGAGGCCCCAGAGGTCACAGAGGTCGGGCCAGCAATGTTCTCTCCTGCAGAG CTGTCTGGTGACGATGTGGAGATGAGGTCAGCGGACTCGAGGTCACGGGGGTCCCGGGGTGATGAGTTCCAGTCACGCCCCACCACCCAGCCCCTGGAAGAGAAGTCAGCCATGACCCCGCAGCTCGCTGGCACCCTGGAACACATAGTGGGGCAGCTGGACATACTTACACAG aCTGTTTCTTTGCTGGAGCAGCGATTGACTATGACAGAAGACAAATTGCGCGAATGTTTAGACAATCAGCAAAAACTTGCAGCACAAAGTAGACAGAAGGACTGA
- the LOC127881905 gene encoding POC1 centriolar protein homolog A-like isoform X1 yields the protein MTTPLEDPSLERHFKGHRDTVTSVDFNPNMKQLASGSMDHCLMVWNFKPQMRAYRFVGHKDAVMSVRFSPSGHLVASASRDKTVRLWIPSVKGESTVFKAHTATVRSVDFSSDGQTLLTSSDDKTIKLWTVHRQKFLFSLNQHMNWVRSAKFSPDGRLIVSGSDDKTVKLWDRNSKECVHTFYEQGGFVNHVEFHPSGTCIASAGTDSTVKVWDIRMNKLLQHYTAHASAVNSLSFHSSGNYLLSGSDDGQLKVFDLLEGRLFYTLHGHQGPVTAVAFSRGGDYFASGGSDEQVLVWKTNFDQMDFTELLQTHKQRASNGNAPTVADIAPKIPRPGSAASSVSKSSGKGLRADIKNMDDEAPEVTEVGPAMFSPAEQLSGDDVEMRSADSRSRGSRGDEFQSRPTTQPLEEKSAMTPQLAGTLEHIVGQLDILTQTVSLLEQRLTMTEDKLRECLDNQQKLAAQSRQKD from the exons ATGACAACTCCATTG GAGGACCCGTCTCTGGAGCGGCACTTTAAGGGTCACAGGGACACAGTGACAAGTGTCGACTTCAACCCAAACATGAAACAGCTGG CCTCCGGGTCAATGGACCATTGTTTGATGGTGTGGAATTTTAAACCTCAGATGAGGGCCTATCGATTTGTTGGACACAAA GATGCGGTGATGAGTGTGCGATTCTCACCCTCGGGTCATCTTGTAGCGTCGGCCTCCAGGGATAAAACAGTGAGACTCTGGATCCCTTCAGT GAAGGGGGAGTCAACAGTGTTCAAAGCCCACACAGCCACTGTACGGAGTGTGGACTTCTCCAGTGATGGACAGACCCTTCTCACCTCATCAGATGATAAAACTATTAAG CTCTGGACTGTGCACCGACAGAAGTTTTTATTTTCTCTCAATCAGCACATGAACTGGGTTAGATCAGCCAA GTTTTCCCCAGATGGCAGACTGATAGTATCGGGTAGTGACGACAAGACAGTGAAACTTTGGGACCGCAACAGCAAGGAGTGTGTGCATACATTTTACGAACAAGGAGG GTTTGTGAACCATGTGGAGTTTCACCCCAGTGGTACTTGTATAGCCTCTGCAGGCACTGACAGCACAGTGAAGGTCTGGGATATCAGGATGAACAAGCTTCTACAACACTACACAG CTCATGCGTCTGCAGTGAACAGTCTCTCGTTCCACTCGAGCGGTAACTACCTGCTGTCTGGCTCTGATGACGGCCAGCTCAAGGTGTTTGACCTGTTGGAGGGGCGCCTGTTCTACACGCTGCACGGTCACCAGGGGCCAGTCACGGCAGTTGCCTTCTCACGAGGCGGAGACTACTTTGCATCAGGGGGTTCAGATGAACAG GTGTTGGTTTGGAAGACCAACTTTGACCAGATGGACTTCACGGAGTTACTGCAGACCCACAAGCAGCGTGCCAGTAACGGCAATGCCCCTACAGTGGCCGACATTGCTCCCAAGATACCGAGACCTGGCTCCGCAGCCTCTTCGGTGTCTAAGAGCTCGGGAAAG GGGTTGAGGGCGGACATCAAGAACATGGATGATGAGGCCCCAGAGGTCACAGAGGTCGGGCCAGCAATGTTCTCTCCTGCAGAG CAGCTGTCTGGTGACGATGTGGAGATGAGGTCAGCGGACTCGAGGTCACGGGGGTCCCGGGGTGATGAGTTCCAGTCACGCCCCACCACCCAGCCCCTGGAAGAGAAGTCAGCCATGACCCCGCAGCTCGCTGGCACCCTGGAACACATAGTGGGGCAGCTGGACATACTTACACAG aCTGTTTCTTTGCTGGAGCAGCGATTGACTATGACAGAAGACAAATTGCGCGAATGTTTAGACAATCAGCAAAAACTTGCAGCACAAAGTAGACAGAAGGACTGA